A window of Halostagnicola kamekurae genomic DNA:
TGATCAGTTAGGAGAACCCCCTGAGGCGGATAAGTTCGACATAGTCTCTACGATTGAAGGACGTCTAAATGAACTTAAAGGACGAGGGGAGATTGATAAAAGTCATCTCTCAAAGGATACTATTGCCAATAGTTTCGTTACTAAGCTTGTTGAAGGGGACTATACTGAGGAAAATCTTGACGAGCGCTCAGTAGAAAGATTCGAGAAATTGATTAAGGAGATAAATGAGTCATTGTCAAAATAGCCACATTACTACATTTACGGCTGAACAATCGAATACATACCCAGAAAGTACGCTTAATCGACTTGCACAACAAATCGGGTTGATTCCCCCACGTACCTCTCTAACAGTCTTCTTTGTAAGAGAGAATAGGCCATTCAATTGCCTTTCCTGGTGAAGTCGATTGGAGATAGAGAATCGATATCAGCTTACAACCACTCCGCTTTATTCCGCTCCCGTTGCTGTGTTTCGAGGCTGTAACTCCCACGGTAGTGCTCAAGAAACGTCTCAAGATCGTTCCATCCGCCCCGGCCACAAACCAGTAACGGATCGACATCGGCGGACGCAAGCGCAGTCGCCTAGATCCGTCGGAAATCAGGGGGTCCAAGATGTGACCAGCTGACGTCGTCTGTCTCCTCGTGTATCTCGGCGGCGACCGATCGGATCCACCGCCAGATCGAGCGCGTACTCGCTCATTCGGACCACACCGGGTTTCCGGAGGAAACGAACGCGCCTAACTGGTCGTCGACGGCGTTGGGATCGACCCACGACGGGATTGGTTTCGCCCCGATGGCGAACAGAACCCGACGAATGTGCTTGCAACCGCCGTCTGGGCGTCGGTGTTTTTGATCGTCACAGCTGCATCGAGCGTCTGCCGGGGCGTCGATATCGACGATGTACTCGCGCCCGCTTGCGCTCGTGACTTCGAACATGCCGTCGGCGTCGCGAACGATCCCGGTGTCCTCGATCACAGTCATAGGGGTCGTGAGCGCGCGGCCGTCGCGATCATCAAGGATCTCGAGGCCGGTAGTCTTCGCAACCGCCATTATAGTTCCTGCACCCCAGTTGACTCGCCGCCGCCGAAGTCCGCGGGCTCGGACCGCGTCGGTCCGTCACGGGTCTGCTCGCGTTCGTGTGCGTATACCTCGAGTTCGTCCGCGGCCGCTCGAAACGCAGCCGCAACCTGTTTCGGGTGGACACCAGCGTCGATGGCGTCGTAGCCGTAGTCGGCCACGACGTCCTCGACGTCTGTCCTGCTATCTGGCTCGTAGTTCACGCCGGGCGTCCGACACATCGTCTGGCCACCGTCGGCCACCAAGATCCCGTCGGACTCGGCTTCGGACCCGGTGACCGACTCCGCAACCGCGTGCTCGTGGAGACGCCGTTCGGCCATCTCGAAAGCCGCCTCGGAACTCGAGCGCCAGAAGATCATCACGAAAGAGCGCGGCGAAGATGAGATGTTGGTTGATCTGAACACCGACGGCATCGAGGCGGTCCGGAAGGCTGCGGCCGAACGTGAAAAGACCGAGCAACTCATGGAGGAAATATGAGCGATACAACAGCCCAGACCTACCCGTGCCCGTCTCCAGACGATTGCAAATTCACTGCCGGCGGCACGGCCGAGGTCGCAGAACATGTGAATGACGAACATTCCGGCGAATTTGCTCGGGACGACTGGCCGGACACGCCGGCCGCCTCGAACACCGATCGCGAAAACGAGGATAACGAGGAGGGTGACGATCCCGATGACTGCTGACGACCTCG
This region includes:
- a CDS encoding SWIM zinc finger family protein encodes the protein MAVAKTTGLEILDDRDGRALTTPMTVIEDTGIVRDADGMFEVTSASGREYIVDIDAPADARCSCDDQKHRRPDGGCKHIRRVLFAIGAKPIPSWVDPNAVDDQLGAFVSSGNPVWSE